One Thalassospira marina DNA window includes the following coding sequences:
- a CDS encoding DUF1467 family protein, with translation MTLFSGFVTYLIIWWLVLFTVLPVGVKRQEVVEKGHDSGAPQNPHMWKKMLATSLISAILWGIAYFVITSGLIDIRPAAEAFN, from the coding sequence ATGACGTTGTTTTCAGGTTTTGTGACCTATCTGATCATTTGGTGGCTGGTTTTGTTCACGGTGCTGCCTGTGGGCGTAAAACGCCAGGAAGTGGTTGAAAAAGGCCATGATAGCGGCGCACCGCAAAATCCGCATATGTGGAAGAAGATGCTGGCAACGTCGCTTATTTCCGCGATTTTGTGGGGTATTGCCTATTTCGTGATTACCAGCGGCCTGATCGATATTCGCCCAGCGGCGGAGGCCTTTAATTAA
- a CDS encoding biotin--[acetyl-CoA-carboxylase] ligase: MTDPVVRLPDGYVLHFHEVIDSTNEEAKRLGDKGAPGGALILAARQLAGRGRRGREWKSPTGNLFLSLLLRPNCPLQESARLTFLAALAMAEAVDIVSNGEITPECKWPNDLMVGGRKLCGILLESASSHGRDTDYLVIGTGVNIAFHPDDVERPSTSFAALGVMIRIEDLVSAYISRFDDLYSAWQQDGFNAIRQAWLDRAYGFGQPIVARLSERTLTGTFVGLDQGGSLILKDDRGVDHVIGAGEVFFKS; the protein is encoded by the coding sequence ATGACGGATCCTGTCGTGCGTCTTCCGGATGGATATGTTCTGCATTTCCACGAAGTCATCGACAGTACGAATGAAGAGGCAAAACGCCTCGGTGATAAGGGCGCCCCTGGTGGCGCCCTTATTTTGGCTGCACGCCAACTTGCCGGTCGCGGCCGGCGCGGCCGTGAATGGAAATCTCCGACCGGTAATCTGTTCCTCTCCCTTCTTTTACGCCCCAATTGCCCGCTGCAGGAATCAGCCCGGCTGACATTTCTTGCTGCCCTTGCCATGGCGGAGGCGGTTGATATCGTCAGCAACGGCGAAATTACGCCAGAATGCAAATGGCCCAATGACCTGATGGTAGGGGGGCGCAAATTATGCGGCATTCTGCTTGAAAGCGCGTCATCGCATGGTCGCGATACCGATTATCTGGTGATTGGGACAGGCGTAAATATTGCCTTCCATCCCGATGATGTGGAGCGTCCCTCGACCTCCTTTGCGGCACTTGGTGTGATGATCCGGATCGAAGATCTGGTTTCGGCCTATATTTCCCGATTTGACGACCTATATTCAGCCTGGCAGCAGGATGGTTTTAACGCCATTCGCCAAGCCTGGCTGGATCGCGCCTATGGGTTTGGCCAGCCGATTGTTGCCCGCCTAAGCGAACGGACACTGACTGGTACTTTTGTTGGGCTTGATCAGGGTGGTTCCCTGATTTTAAAAGACGATAGGGGTGTTGATCATGTGATCGGCGCAGGGGAAGTGTTTTTCAAAAGCTGA
- a CDS encoding type III pantothenate kinase: MLLAIDAGNTNIVFAVFDGDTIKGQWRCSTTVERTADELGVWLHHLFELSGVPRDAITGAIIATVVPAAEFSLKTLCRQYFAVEPMVVGAPSVNLKMQVLTDRPSEVGADRLVNAVAAHRIYGGPLVVLDFGTATTFDVVDGQGNYLGGVIAPGVNLSIKALHMAAAQLPMVAVEAPRNVIGKNTIEAMQSGVFWGYVSMIEGLLARICTQQGLPEMKVVATGGLAPLFARAIDEIGHSHGDLTMLGLLMIYRQNLENDKAGQLA; the protein is encoded by the coding sequence ATGCTGCTGGCTATTGATGCAGGAAATACCAATATCGTTTTTGCCGTTTTTGATGGCGATACCATCAAGGGGCAATGGCGGTGTTCGACCACTGTTGAACGAACAGCCGATGAACTTGGTGTATGGTTGCATCATTTGTTCGAGCTCTCGGGTGTGCCGCGTGACGCCATTACTGGTGCAATTATTGCCACTGTCGTACCTGCCGCCGAATTCAGCCTTAAAACCCTGTGCCGCCAGTATTTTGCGGTTGAACCCATGGTCGTTGGCGCGCCCAGCGTTAATTTGAAAATGCAGGTGTTGACCGATCGGCCCAGTGAAGTGGGGGCGGATCGGCTGGTAAATGCGGTTGCGGCACACCGCATATATGGCGGGCCCCTTGTGGTGCTGGATTTCGGCACGGCGACGACGTTTGATGTTGTCGACGGGCAGGGGAATTATTTGGGGGGGGTGATTGCGCCCGGTGTTAACCTGTCGATCAAGGCATTACATATGGCGGCCGCCCAGTTGCCGATGGTGGCGGTTGAAGCGCCACGCAATGTGATTGGTAAAAATACCATCGAAGCCATGCAGTCCGGCGTATTCTGGGGGTATGTTTCGATGATTGAGGGCTTATTGGCGCGCATTTGCACCCAGCAGGGGCTGCCGGAAATGAAGGTGGTTGCGACAGGGGGCCTTGCGCCCCTGTTTGCCCGGGCAATAGATGAAATTGGCCATTCGCATGGGGATTTGACCATGCTTGGCCTTTTAATGATTTATCGACAGAATTTGGAAAACGACAAAGCCGGACAATTGGCGTAA
- the mce gene encoding methylmalonyl-CoA epimerase codes for MIGRLNHVAIAVPDLDEGIRLYRDVLGASVSDPQDEPEHGVRVVFVELPNTKIELLYPLGENSPIRAFLEKNSAGGIHHVCYEVEDIIAARDRLIGEGARILGNGEPKIGAHGKPVLFLHPKDFTGTLVELEQV; via the coding sequence ATGATTGGTCGCCTAAACCATGTTGCGATTGCCGTCCCGGATCTGGATGAAGGAATTCGTCTTTATCGTGATGTCTTGGGGGCGAGCGTTTCCGATCCGCAGGACGAACCTGAACATGGTGTTCGTGTTGTCTTTGTTGAATTGCCAAATACCAAAATCGAATTGCTGTATCCGTTGGGTGAAAATTCACCGATCCGGGCGTTTTTGGAAAAGAACAGCGCCGGGGGTATCCACCATGTTTGTTATGAGGTCGAGGATATCATTGCGGCCCGTGACCGGTTGATCGGCGAGGGGGCCCGTATTTTGGGCAATGGCGAGCCTAAAATCGGTGCGCATGGCAAGCCCGTGTTATTTTTGCACCCAAAGGATTTCACCGGCACCCTGGTCGAGCTTGAGCAGGTTTGA
- a CDS encoding ribonuclease J, with product MDLFLPKDELLFVPLGGSGEIGMNLNLYGYNDRWLMIDMGVSFGEEGLPGVDVVMPDPSFIEQRKDKLLGLVLTHAHEDHLGAIPYLWPRLKCPIYATPFAAEFLRAKLAETDFADQVPIHEVELGSRFKLGDFDIEMITMTHSILEPNALAIRTPKGLVVHTGDWKFDHDPQIGTEPDVAKLEALGDEGVDALVCDSTNVFSQGETGSEGEVARNLIELFTKIPSGRIAVACFATNVARIQSIIEAAHETGRCVALAGRSMRRVTEAAKKVGYLTGYPNLLSDEDAMEVPKDQVLLICTGSQGEPRAAMARIARGEHPTIQLDAGDTVVFSAREIPGNEKSIGFIQNSLIKRGINVITARDEPIHVSGHPGRSDLARMYQLTRPKILVPVHGEPRHLREQASLARECQVPETVIPHDGTVIRLSPGFASVIEEVDTGILCLDGGRLIKRDSNTIRNRNRIMWNGVMFVTVVLNQFGEMVGDPMITAPSLYDEENDDVALDHFAAEIGNRIDQLDDDEVLDDAAVILAIRQAVRRPIRQKQGKRPLIEVHLMRVTEE from the coding sequence GTGGATTTGTTTTTGCCAAAGGACGAATTGCTGTTTGTCCCGCTGGGTGGCTCCGGCGAGATCGGGATGAACCTTAATCTTTATGGCTATAATGACCGCTGGCTGATGATCGATATGGGCGTTTCCTTTGGCGAGGAAGGATTGCCTGGTGTCGATGTTGTCATGCCCGATCCATCCTTTATCGAGCAACGCAAGGACAAGCTGCTTGGCCTGGTTCTGACGCATGCGCATGAAGATCATTTAGGCGCGATTCCCTATCTTTGGCCGCGTCTGAAATGCCCGATCTATGCAACGCCTTTTGCCGCCGAATTTTTGCGCGCAAAGCTTGCCGAAACAGATTTTGCTGATCAGGTTCCAATCCACGAAGTCGAACTTGGGTCACGGTTTAAACTTGGTGATTTCGATATTGAAATGATCACCATGACCCATTCGATCCTGGAGCCCAACGCCCTTGCGATCAGAACGCCAAAGGGGCTGGTTGTTCATACCGGTGACTGGAAATTTGACCATGATCCGCAAATCGGGACCGAACCCGATGTCGCCAAACTTGAGGCACTGGGTGATGAAGGGGTCGACGCCCTTGTGTGTGATTCGACCAATGTGTTCTCGCAGGGCGAAACCGGGTCGGAAGGCGAGGTTGCACGCAACCTGATCGAACTGTTTACCAAAATTCCGTCTGGCCGCATTGCCGTTGCCTGTTTTGCCACCAATGTCGCGCGCATCCAGTCAATTATCGAAGCGGCCCATGAAACAGGGCGCTGTGTTGCGCTGGCAGGCCGGTCCATGCGCCGGGTAACCGAAGCTGCGAAGAAAGTTGGTTATCTTACTGGATATCCTAATCTTTTATCGGATGAGGATGCGATGGAAGTGCCCAAAGACCAGGTGCTTTTGATTTGCACCGGGTCACAGGGGGAACCGCGTGCGGCAATGGCACGCATCGCACGGGGCGAACACCCAACCATCCAGCTTGATGCCGGTGATACGGTGGTGTTTTCCGCCCGTGAAATTCCGGGCAATGAAAAATCCATCGGCTTTATTCAGAATTCGCTGATCAAGCGTGGCATTAACGTCATCACTGCGCGCGATGAACCGATCCATGTTTCCGGTCATCCCGGGCGGTCCGATCTGGCGCGGATGTATCAGCTGACGCGGCCCAAAATACTGGTGCCTGTGCATGGTGAACCGCGCCATTTGCGCGAACAGGCAAGCCTTGCCCGTGAATGCCAGGTGCCTGAAACCGTTATTCCGCATGATGGCACCGTTATTCGCCTGTCGCCAGGCTTTGCCAGCGTGATTGAAGAGGTTGATACAGGCATTCTGTGCCTTGATGGCGGGCGGTTGATCAAACGGGATTCAAACACCATTCGTAACCGTAACCGCATCATGTGGAATGGTGTGATGTTTGTGACCGTGGTGCTGAACCAGTTTGGCGAAATGGTTGGCGACCCGATGATTACGGCACCCAGCCTGTATGATGAAGAAAACGATGACGTTGCCCTTGATCATTTTGCCGCCGAAATTGGCAACCGTATTGATCAGCTTGACGATGATGAAGTGCTTGATGATGCCGCGGTGATCCTGGCCATTCGCCAGGCCGTTCGCCGGCCCATTCGCCAAAAACAGGGTAAACGCCCGTTGATCGAGGTCCACCTGATGCGGGTGACCGAAGAATAA